A DNA window from Streptomyces parvus contains the following coding sequences:
- a CDS encoding N-acetylmuramoyl-L-alanine amidase gives MRLRTAARPRARACAVAALTAAALLATGQPANAAPRADTADPMNRAFAEAAQEYGVPRDLLAAVGYGESRLNGHGGKPSQANGYGVMHLASNPANRSLEKAAELTGESAARLRRDTTANILGGAAVLRDHADALGLDAAERRDVNAWYPAVARYSAADGPAAALYADAVFTFLAEGVSATVAGGEEVLVPSRPVAPEKGEASASDVYAQSEDYPSARWVPAYSGNYVVDRKAAVDKVVIHTTQGSYAGSISWYQNPSSKVSAHYTIRSSDGEVTQSVREKDTAWHAGSVNSSSVGIEHEGYVDDPAWYTEAMYRSSAALTKHLAARYAIPKDRAHIIGHSEAPGATHTDPGPNWDWNHYMQLVDGDPGNGGDGLTFPVYTTQQSGSSGPQVAAVQTLLTAQKYNPGEVDGVFGPTTKSAVEAFQRARSLDADGMVGPKTWTALLSAGTTPLLKQGSSGDAVNRLQRALTAALGRTVGVDGSFGPTTDAAVRTYQTARGLGVDGQVGPATWTSLQNGK, from the coding sequence ATGCGCCTACGCACCGCCGCCCGACCCCGGGCCCGCGCCTGTGCCGTGGCGGCCCTCACCGCCGCGGCCCTTCTCGCCACCGGGCAGCCGGCGAACGCCGCCCCGCGGGCCGACACGGCCGATCCGATGAACCGCGCCTTCGCCGAGGCGGCCCAGGAGTACGGCGTGCCGCGCGATCTGCTGGCCGCCGTGGGCTACGGCGAGTCCCGGCTGAACGGACACGGGGGCAAGCCGAGCCAGGCGAACGGCTACGGCGTGATGCACCTGGCGAGCAACCCCGCCAACCGCTCCCTGGAGAAGGCCGCCGAGCTGACCGGCGAGAGCGCGGCCCGGCTGCGCCGGGACACGACGGCCAACATCCTCGGCGGCGCGGCCGTCCTGCGCGACCACGCCGACGCGCTGGGTCTGGACGCAGCCGAACGCCGGGACGTGAACGCCTGGTATCCGGCGGTGGCCCGCTACAGCGCCGCCGACGGGCCGGCGGCCGCCCTCTACGCGGACGCGGTCTTCACCTTCCTCGCCGAGGGCGTGTCCGCGACGGTGGCCGGCGGCGAGGAGGTGCTCGTGCCCTCCCGCCCGGTCGCCCCGGAGAAGGGCGAGGCTTCGGCGTCCGACGTCTACGCGCAGAGCGAGGACTACCCCTCGGCGCGCTGGGTGCCGGCCTACTCCGGCAACTACGTCGTCGATCGCAAGGCCGCCGTCGACAAGGTGGTCATCCACACCACCCAGGGGTCGTACGCCGGTTCCATCAGCTGGTACCAGAACCCGTCGTCGAAGGTCAGCGCGCACTACACGATCCGCTCGTCGGACGGCGAGGTCACCCAGTCGGTGCGGGAGAAGGACACCGCCTGGCACGCCGGCAGCGTCAACTCCTCGTCCGTCGGGATCGAGCACGAGGGCTACGTCGACGACCCGGCCTGGTACACGGAGGCGATGTACCGCTCCTCGGCCGCCCTGACCAAGCACCTCGCGGCGCGGTACGCCATCCCGAAGGACCGGGCGCACATCATCGGCCACAGCGAGGCGCCCGGCGCCACCCACACGGACCCCGGCCCCAACTGGGACTGGAACCACTACATGCAGCTCGTCGACGGGGACCCGGGCAACGGCGGCGACGGCCTGACCTTCCCCGTGTACACCACGCAGCAGTCCGGCTCCTCCGGCCCGCAGGTGGCCGCCGTCCAGACGCTGCTCACCGCGCAGAAGTACAACCCGGGCGAGGTGGACGGCGTCTTCGGGCCCACGACGAAGAGCGCTGTCGAGGCGTTCCAGAGGGCCCGCTCCCTCGACGCCGACGGCATGGTCGGCCCGAAGACCTGGACGGCGCTGCTGTCGGCGGGCACGACCCCGCTGCTGAAGCAGGGCAGTTCGGGCGATGCGGTGAATCGGCTGCAGCGCGCCCTGACCGCGGCGCTCGGCAGGACCGTGGGCGTGGACGGCAGCTTCGGCCCGACCACGGACGCGGCGGTCCGCACCTACCAGACCGCCCGCGGGCTGGGCGTCGACGGCCAGGTGGGCCCGGCCACGTGGACGTCCCTGCAGAACGGCAAGTGA
- a CDS encoding nitroreductase family protein yields the protein MTMETVQPDPSALGGPALFDTMSTMRAMRRIKPEPVPRELVEQLIQAAVWGPSGGNMQCYEYVVVTDRQVMARLAPLWKRCVDAYLATTGKYAPAGMDEAAYGRMVAAIEYQRDHFADTPVLIVPCYRFPEPRLDEEGLAASARALGPAGTEHMMTTQTRFQALAEGSCVYPGVQNLLLAARGLGLAANITIWHLMLEQEWKEELGIPEDMATFAAVPVGWPAGNFGPVRRRPVADVIHRDRW from the coding sequence ATGACGATGGAAACGGTTCAGCCCGACCCGTCCGCCCTCGGCGGCCCCGCCCTCTTCGACACCATGTCCACGATGCGCGCCATGCGCCGGATCAAGCCGGAACCGGTGCCGCGGGAGCTGGTCGAGCAGCTGATACAGGCGGCCGTGTGGGGGCCCAGCGGCGGCAACATGCAGTGTTACGAGTACGTGGTGGTGACCGACCGCCAGGTGATGGCGCGGCTCGCCCCGCTGTGGAAGCGGTGCGTGGACGCGTATCTGGCGACGACCGGGAAGTACGCCCCCGCGGGCATGGACGAGGCGGCGTACGGCCGGATGGTCGCGGCGATCGAGTATCAGCGCGACCACTTCGCCGACACCCCGGTGCTCATCGTGCCGTGCTACCGGTTCCCGGAGCCGCGCCTGGACGAGGAGGGGCTCGCCGCGTCGGCGCGGGCGCTCGGTCCGGCGGGCACGGAGCACATGATGACCACGCAGACCCGTTTCCAGGCGCTGGCGGAGGGCTCCTGCGTCTATCCCGGGGTGCAGAACCTGCTGCTGGCGGCCCGGGGGCTGGGGCTGGCCGCGAACATCACCATCTGGCATCTGATGCTGGAGCAGGAGTGGAAGGAGGAGCTGGGCATCCCGGAGGACATGGCGACGTTCGCCGCTGTTCCGGTGGGGTGGCCCGCGGGCAACTTCGGGCCCGTGCGGCGGCGTCCGGTGGCGGACGTCATCCACCGCGACCGCTGGTAG
- a CDS encoding nitroreductase family deazaflavin-dependent oxidoreductase: MTAEQDGNAEVALSPADWVARQAELYESSGGTKGTTQLGVPCLLMDYVGRRSGAVRRTVLMYGRDGEDYLIVASNGGSDRPPLWYLNLQANPEVRLRVKTERFGAVAATLPAEEKARVWPGLVELFPRYGEYQAGTERDIPVVRLTRT, translated from the coding sequence ATGACGGCCGAGCAGGACGGCAATGCGGAGGTCGCGCTGAGCCCCGCCGACTGGGTCGCCCGGCAGGCCGAGCTGTACGAGTCCTCCGGCGGCACGAAGGGCACGACCCAGCTCGGTGTCCCCTGTCTGCTGATGGACTACGTCGGCCGGCGCAGCGGGGCGGTGCGGCGCACGGTGCTGATGTACGGGCGGGACGGCGAGGACTATCTGATCGTGGCGTCCAACGGCGGCTCCGACCGTCCGCCGCTGTGGTATCTGAACCTGCAGGCGAATCCGGAGGTCCGGCTGCGGGTGAAGACGGAGCGGTTCGGGGCGGTCGCGGCGACGCTGCCGGCCGAGGAGAAGGCGCGGGTCTGGCCGGGCCTGGTGGAGCTGTTCCCGCGCTACGGGGAGTACCAGGCGGGCACCGAGCGGGACATCCCGGTGGTGCGGCTGACGCGGACCTGA